The Pollutimonas sp. M17 sequence GCAATCAGTCCGCCGCAGCAGGCGGCTCAGCAGCCGGCTCCCGCCCCGCAGCAGCAAGGCCCGCAGGTGCTCGGCCTGGCCCAGATCCTGGTGGCCGTGCCTGAAGGCGCGCCGGCCGCGAAAGTGCAGGAATTGCGCCAGAAGGCCGAGGGCTTGCTGGCGCGCGTGCGCGGCGGCGCCGACTTTGCCGGCGTGGCGGCGGCTTCTTCCGACGGCCCGCAGGCCCTCAACGGCGGCGAGCTGGGTGTGCGTCCCGTCAATGGCTGGCCCGACCTGTTCGTCAGCGCCACCCAGAACCTGAACGCCGGCGAAATCAGCGGCATCGTGCAAAGCGGCAATGGCTTCCACATCCTCAAGGTGCTGACGCGCGGCCAGCCGGGCCAGCGTCCCGCCGAACCGCAGCTGCAATCGATGGCGCCGCAGGCGGCTCCCGCACAGCAGGGGCCGATGATGGTTACCCAGACCCACGCGCGCCACATCCTGATCAAGACGACCAAGGTCATGTCCGATGCGAAGGCCGAGACGCGGCTCAAGCAGCTGCGCCAGCGCCTGGCCAATGGCGAGGGTTTCGAGGATCTGGCCAAGCGCTATTCCGAAGACGCCACGGCGCCGCAGGGCGGCGACCTGGGTTGGCTGACACCGGGCGAAACGGTGCCGGCGTTCGAGCAGGCCATGAATGCGCTGGAACCGGGCCAAATCAGCGAGCCGGTCAAGTCGCAGTTCGGCTGGCACCTCATCCAGGTGCTGGAGCGCCGGACCAAGAACATGGAAAAGGAATTCAAGCGCATGCAGGCGCGGCAGATACTGTTCGAGCGACGCGTCGAGCCGGCCTTCGAGGATTGGCTCAGCCAGCTGCGCGGCCAGGCCTACATCGACAACCGCCTGGATCCGCAGTCGAACCGCAACCGCCGCTGATTCCATGGTTCATCAGGCTCGCAAGCGCTTCGGACAGCATTTCCTGGTCGATGAGAGCGTCATCGACGCCATCGTGCGGGGGATCGCGCCCAATCAGGGCGACAGGATCGTCGAGATCGGTCCCGGCCTGTCCGCCCTGACCGGACCGCTGATGCGCCGGCTGGACCGCCTGACGGTGGTGGAGATCGACCGCGACCTTGCGGCCCGGCTGCGGCACCAATACCCCGCCGATCGCCTGGAGGTCATCGAAGGCGATGCGCTGGACGTGGATTTTTCCGCCCTGGGCGGGGGGCTGCGCATCGTCGGCAATCTGCCCTACAACATTTCCAGCCCCTTGCTGTTCCACTTGATGGGCTGCGCCGGGCAGGTGGTGGATCAGCATTTCATGCTCCAGCGCGAAGTCATCGACCGCATGGTGGCCCAGCCTTCCACGGGCGACTACGGCCGCCTGTCGGTCATGCTGCAGTCGCGCTATCGCATGCAGAAGCTCTTCGATGTGGCCCCCGAGGCCTTCGACCCGCCTCCGCGCGTGGTGTCGGCCGTGGTGCGCATGGTGCCTTTGCCCGAGACCCGGCTGAAGCCGAAAAGCGGAAAGGCATTCGAACAACTGGTGGCCCGGGCGTTCGCGCAGCGGCGCAAGATGCTGCGGCGCGGCCTGGCGGATTGGGCGGGGCTGATCGATTGGGACGGTCTGGGGATTCCGGCCACTGCTCGCGCCGAAGAGCTCGCCGTTCCGCAGTTCATCGCGCTGTCCGACTGCCTGCTGGATGCTGGTGTCTTGAAGGCCTGATTGCATTTCCAGTGTGTTTTCGGTTCTCTTGGTTGTACGCTCTTTATGGCCTGTGAGTGTGTGGCCATGGTGTGAGTTCGTGGCCATGCCTGTGAGTGTGTGGTGTCAGCTTGTTGAACCGGCGCAGCCGGTGGGCAGGGGACGGGCTCCTATCGCTGCGCCCCTTCGGGGTTCCCTTGCAGCCGCTTTGCGCCGGGGTCGGGCGCGAACTCGCAAAAATCGGTCCCCCGGACCGATTTTGTGCTCAGACATGCGCGCCCTCTTACGCCCCCGCCGCAAAGCAGCTGCGGCGGCTTGCTCAGACGTCGCCCATCCCCTGCCCACCGGCTGCGCCTTGGCAGCGTGGCTGGCGACGGACATCGTTGAACGACAGACTTTGGTGGGGTGGTGATACCGTTGGGGTGATGACGCCGCTGGGGTGATGATACCGTTGGAGCGATGACACTGTTGGAGCGATGACACTGTTTGGGCAATGACCCTGTTAGGGCAATGACACCGTCAAGGCGATGACACCGTCAAGACGATGGGCACATTGACGATGGCTCATCCGTCAAGTCCGAATGTCCCGGCCCGCGCGGCGGGCGCGCGAGGCCGGGACGGCGCAAGACCTATTCCAGCTGCATGGAGCGCCGCATAAAAAGGCCAAGCACAAAAAACGCCCCAGCGGCGCCTCTAATGTAAAACACCGCAGTGGGACGGGTGGCGGGGGCCGGACGCGGCGACTTTCGGGGCCGAGCGAGCCGTCGGCGAACGCAGCCCGAAGGGGCGGAGGAGCCAGGCCCAGCGGTGTTCGGCGCGCAGGGCGCCGAACCGGCCACGAGGAGCAAGGCCGGCTCCCGCCACCCGACCCGCGTCAGAATATACCTTGCACGAGCCCCGCACCGGCACCGGCACCGCAACAAGCAAGCCCGCCTCAGCGAACACCCTGCACGGCTCCGGCCCCCGCACCGCTGTTTGCGGGCACGGTACCGTTGCGGCATCAACCGAAGAACCAGTAGCACACCCCTATGGATGCCAGCACGCCCGCCAGATCGGCGATCAGCGCGCAGCCCACGGCATGGCGGGCGCGCTGGATGCCCACCGCGCCGAAATACACCGCCAGCACATAGAAGGTGGTCTCGGTGCTGCCTTGCACGGTGGCGGCCAACAGGGCGGGGAAGCTGTCCACGCCGAAATGCTGCATGGTTTCGATGAGCATGGCGCGCGCCGCGCTGCCCGAGAAGGGCTTGACCAGGGCCGTGGGCAGTGCGTCGACGAATCGCGCGTCCAGGCCGGCGGCATGCACCAGCCATCGCACGCCGTCCAGCGCGACATCCAGCGCGCCGGAGGCGCGCAATACCCCGATGGCGCACAGCATGGCGACCAGGTAGGGCAGCAGGTTGCGCGAGATGTCGAAGCCTTCCTTGGCGCCTTCGACAAAGCACTCATAGACCGGAACCTTTTTTCGCGCACCCGCCAGCAGGAACGCCATGATGATGCTGAACAGCGTCAGGTTGCCCATCAGGGAGGACATGGCGCCGATGGCCGCGCCGCTGAGGGTGGCCAGCAAGGCCATGAAGCCGCCCAGGACCACGACCAGGGCGCCCAGCCAGGCCAGTACGACCGGATCGTGCAGCCTGAGCCTTTGCATGAACGCCACGGCCAGCAGGCCGGCCAGGGACGAGGCCGAGGTGGCCAGCAGGATGGGCAGGAAAACCAGCGTGGGGTCGGGGGCGCCCTGCTGGATCCGGTACATGAAGATGCTGACCGGCAGGAGCGTCAGCGATGAAGCGTTCATCACCAGGAACAGGATTTGCGCATTGGTGGCCGATTTGGGGTCCGGATTGAGCGATTGCAGTTCGCGCATCGCGCGCAGGCCGATGGGCGTGGCGGCGTTGTCCAGTCCCAATCCGTTGGCGGCGAAATTCAGGGTGATCAGGCCCAGCGCCGGATGGCCGGGAGGCACTTCCGGCATGAGCCTGCGAAACAGCGGCGCCAGCAGGCGGCCCAGCGCTTCGATGAGTCCCGCCGCTTCGGCGATGCGCAGAAAGCCCAGCCACAAGGTCAGGGTTCCGAAGAGCAGGATCATGATCTGGACGGAAAGCTCGGCCATGTCGAACAGGCCGAGCACGATGCGCGAGAAGACCTCGGGGTCGTCCAGCGCGATCCATTGATACAGGCCGGATACCGAAGCCACGATGAAGAAGGCAAGCCAGAGCGTATTGAGCATGGAGCGTTGCGCAAGGACAGTGATGGGCAGAGCCAGATTGTCGCAGACTCTGTGCGGACAGGGATAGTCCGCAGGGGAGATACTGTTCAGCCATCGTTCTTTCGGGGGATAATGGCTGCTACCGAGACACCGATAAAGGGAGCAACATGAACTGGAGAGCCTGGCGCCGCCAGTGGCTGACCGAGCCTTTGTACCGCATGGCGCGCGAAGCCATGCCGCGGCTATCGTCCACCGAGCAGGAAGCCATCGAGGCGGGCGATGTGTGGTGGGACGCCCAACTGTTTTCGGGCAAGCCCGATTGGCGGCAGTTGCTCGACGCGCCGCGGGTCTCGCTGACGCCGCAGGAACAGGCTTTCATGGACGGCCCGGTGGCGCAGGTCTGCCGCATGCTGAACGATTGGCAGATCACCTGGCGGGACGCGGACCTTCCCGCCGATGTCTGGGCCTTCTTCAAGGAACATGGCTTCTTCGGGATGATCATTCCACAGGAGTACGGCGGGCTGGGCTTCTCGCCCTATGCCCATTCCGAAGTCGTGCGTCGGATCTCCGTGCGCTCGGTGACCGCGGCCGTGACCGTCATGGTGCCCAATTCCCTGGGTCCCGGCGAACTGCTGATGCAGTTCGGCACTCAGGACCAGCGCGACTACTGGCTGCCCAGGCTGGCCCGGGGCCAGGAAATTCCATGCTTCGGCCTGACCAGCCCCGAAGCGGGCTCCGATGCCGCCTCCATGACCGATACCGGCGTGGTGTGCCGGCGTCAGGTCGACGGCGTCGACACCCTGGGCATACTGCTCAATTGGCGCAAGCGCTACATTACCTTGAGCCCGGTCGCCACCGTGCTGGGCCTGGCCTTCAAGTTGTCCGATCCCGAC is a genomic window containing:
- a CDS encoding peptidylprolyl isomerase gives rise to the protein MMRSLHAKRWLAPVLISLAGVLLSGAAWAAKPAAKPAQPAAAQPSEQFVDGIAAIVNKHVITLQQVNTQALSAQEQLKRQNIPVPELTVLRKQVLQRMITEELERQEAERLGIRVSDAQVDHAVQTIAQRNRISTATLRQEIEKSGVPWATYLDNLRQEVRLDMLRQRTVDSTITISDAEIDAFLKSQGNAISPPQQAAQQPAPAPQQQGPQVLGLAQILVAVPEGAPAAKVQELRQKAEGLLARVRGGADFAGVAAASSDGPQALNGGELGVRPVNGWPDLFVSATQNLNAGEISGIVQSGNGFHILKVLTRGQPGQRPAEPQLQSMAPQAAPAQQGPMMVTQTHARHILIKTTKVMSDAKAETRLKQLRQRLANGEGFEDLAKRYSEDATAPQGGDLGWLTPGETVPAFEQAMNALEPGQISEPVKSQFGWHLIQVLERRTKNMEKEFKRMQARQILFERRVEPAFEDWLSQLRGQAYIDNRLDPQSNRNRR
- the rsmA gene encoding 16S rRNA (adenine(1518)-N(6)/adenine(1519)-N(6))-dimethyltransferase RsmA, which produces MVHQARKRFGQHFLVDESVIDAIVRGIAPNQGDRIVEIGPGLSALTGPLMRRLDRLTVVEIDRDLAARLRHQYPADRLEVIEGDALDVDFSALGGGLRIVGNLPYNISSPLLFHLMGCAGQVVDQHFMLQREVIDRMVAQPSTGDYGRLSVMLQSRYRMQKLFDVAPEAFDPPPRVVSAVVRMVPLPETRLKPKSGKAFEQLVARAFAQRRKMLRRGLADWAGLIDWDGLGIPATARAEELAVPQFIALSDCLLDAGVLKA
- a CDS encoding nucleoside recognition domain-containing protein, producing the protein MLNTLWLAFFIVASVSGLYQWIALDDPEVFSRIVLGLFDMAELSVQIMILLFGTLTLWLGFLRIAEAAGLIEALGRLLAPLFRRLMPEVPPGHPALGLITLNFAANGLGLDNAATPIGLRAMRELQSLNPDPKSATNAQILFLVMNASSLTLLPVSIFMYRIQQGAPDPTLVFLPILLATSASSLAGLLAVAFMQRLRLHDPVVLAWLGALVVVLGGFMALLATLSGAAIGAMSSLMGNLTLFSIIMAFLLAGARKKVPVYECFVEGAKEGFDISRNLLPYLVAMLCAIGVLRASGALDVALDGVRWLVHAAGLDARFVDALPTALVKPFSGSAARAMLIETMQHFGVDSFPALLAATVQGSTETTFYVLAVYFGAVGIQRARHAVGCALIADLAGVLASIGVCYWFFG